The sequence TGTCCACTTCTTCTTCGTAGAAATCGGCCACCTTGCCCAGCATGGCATCCAAGGAACCGGCCTCCTCGCCGATGGCCACCATCTGCACCACCATGTTGGGAAACAGGGCGGAATTGCGCATAGCCTGCTGCAGGGAAACACCGGTGGCCACCTCGTCGCGCATGCGCAAGATGGCGTTGGCGTAGACGATGTTGCCGGAAGCGCCGGCCACCGTGGTCATGCCCTCCACCAGGGGCACACCGGCGGCGAACATGGTGGACAGGGTGCGGGCATAGCGGGCGATGGTGGCCTTGTTGACGATCTCTCCGATGATGGGCACCTGCAATGCCATGCGGTCCAGCAGGTGGTTGAATTTGCGCGAGCGCTTTTTGGCCTCCAGAAACAGCACCAGAGCGAGGGCGATGCCGCCCAGCACAGCCCACCAATAGACCTGCAAAAAATTGGACATCTCGATGACCATCTTGGTCATGGCCGGCAAATCGCCGCCGAAGCTTTTGAACATGGACTCGAACTGGGGGACCACCCAGTAGAGCAGGATGCCGGTGACGATGAAGGCCGCCACGATCACTGCGGTGGGGTAGAACATGGCCTTTTTGATCTTGCCCTTGATGGCTTCCACTTTTTCCTTGTACAGGGCGATCTTGTGCAGCAGGGTTTCCAAAATGCCGGCCTGTTCTCCGGCCCGCACCAGATTGCAGTAGAGTTCGTCAAAGTGGCGGGGATGTTTTTGCAGCGCCTCAGAGAGGGAGGCGCCGCCCTCCACATCGGCCTTGATGGTCAAGATCAGCTCCTGCATGGAGGCGTTCTCGTGTCCCCGGCCGATAATTTCGAAGGACTGCACCAGGGGCACCCCGGAACTCATCATGGTGGCCATCTGGCGGCTGAACACCGCAATGTCCTTGGGCGTGATTTTTTTCTTGCCGGACAGCAGGGGCTTGGGTTTTTTCTTGACCTTGAGGGGGTTGATCCCCTGGCGGCGCAGCTCCGCCTTCACCAGGGCCACGCTGGCGCCCCGGAACTCGCCTTTGGCGCGCGCGCCCTTGCGGTCCGTCCCTTCCCAGACAAAGGTATCCTGCTTCAGTGCTTTTTCTGCCATGACTACACCGTTATCACCCGATTGATTTCTTCCAGGCTGGTCAGACCCGCCCGCACCTTGTTCAGCCCCGAGGTCCTCAAATCGGCCACGCCCTCCTGTCGGGCCATGTCCGCCAGGGCCATGGCATTACAGTTTTCCATAATCAGGCGTCCCATGTCTTCCGAAATCGGCATCACTTGGTAGACACCGACCCGGCCCTTGTAGCCGTCGCTGCAATGATCGCAACCCACCGCCCTGAAAACCGTGAGCCCGTTCACCTCTTCTTCGGCGAAGCCTTCCTCAATCAGGGCCTCCGCCGGAATCTCATGGGGCGCCTTGCAGTGGGGACACAGGCGCCGCGCCAGGCGCTGGGCCACGATGAGAGATACCGACGAGGCGATATTGAACGGCGCCACACCCATGTTGGCCAAGCGGGTGAGGGTCTGGGGGGCATCGTTGGTGTGCAGGGTGGAAAACACCATGTGGCCGGTCTGCGCCGCCTTGATGGCGATTTCCGCCGTCTCCAGGTCACGGATTTCTCCCACCATGATCACGTCCGGATCCTGGCGCAAAAAGGCCCGCAGCGCCGAGGCGAAAGTGAGGCCCACCTTGGGGTTCACATTCACCTGATTGATGCCGGGCAGATTGATTTCGGCCGGATCCTCGGCGGTGGAAATATTGCGGTCCGGCGTGTTCAGGATATTCAGGCAGGTGTAGAGAGAGACCGTTTTGCCACTGCCGGTGGGACCGGTCACCAACACCATGCCATAAGGCTGGTGCACGGCGGCCAGCAGGGCTTCTTTCTGTTCCGGCTCAAACCCCAGGGCGTCCACCCCCAGCTGGGCGCTGGTGGGGTCGAGAATTCGCAGCACGATTTTCTCGCCGAACAGGGTGGGGCAGGTGTTGACGCGAAAATCAATGGCCCGGTTCTTGGACAAGGTCATCTTGATGCGCCCGTCCTGGGGCAGGCGCCGCTCAGAAATATCCAGCCGTGCCATCACCTTCACCCGCGCCGCCAGGCGGTTGGCCAGGGCCGGGGGCGGCGTGGCCACCTCGTGCAACACCCCGTCCTCGCGGTAACGCACGCGGTAGCTTTTCTCGTAGGGCTCAAAATGAATGTCAGAGGCACCGCCGTTGATGGCGTCCAGAAGGAGCTTGTTGATGAATCGGACGATGGGCGCATCGTCCACATCCGAATCACCCCCGTCATCCTCGGGCAATTCGTCGCCGCCGGAGATTTCCAGATCATCCAGGTCCGCATCCGCCAGATCGGAAAGACTGGTGTCCTGCGCCTCCATCACCTGGTCGATGGCCAGCGAGAGCTTGTCCTGCTCCACCAAAACGGGCTCCACACTGCAGCCCGCGTGAAACTTGATTTCGTCCAGCCCCTGGAAATTGGTCGGATCCGACACCGCCACGAACAAACGCTTGCCGCGCTTGAACAGCGGCAGGGCATTGTGTTTGCGGATCAGCTTTTCTTCCACCAGGCCGGCGGTTTCGCCGTCGATGTCCATGGCGGCGATATCCAGCAAAGGCAGGCCGAAACCCTCCGCCCCGGCGACAGCGACGGTGAGGGCGTCCAGGGCGCGGATGTTTTCCACCAGCTCGGTGACAAAGGGCACCCCCTTCACGCTGGCCGAGTCCACGATAGACTGGGCCTGATCGTGGGACAGCAACCCCTCCTGCACCAAGGTGCGGGCGAAGCCGGTCATGGCGATGGTATTGTCCAGTCTGGCGGTATCCATACGGTTTCACACCCTCCCGTCCTCCCCTATCGGCGCGGCAGAGAAATTGTTTACGGGGCTATCCCCCCAGCGGCACCAGCAGGGAAACGGTCACTGCAGCGGCGAGCGGCGCGCCCCAGCGCGCAAACAGCCGCCACACCTGCGGGGCGGAGAAAAAGCGCCCGATCAGGAAGGCGGCCGAGACGGCATACAGTGAATAGGCCGCCAGCAAGGCCACGGCGACCGCCGGGAGACCCGCCGTCACCGCCGCCACCGCCACCACCACGCTCAAGCCGCAAAGAAACAGCGCTTGCCGGACAAGCTGCGCGCCCACCCTTCCCCAGCTGGTCAGCATGGCACCCAAACTCCCGAGGCCGGCCTGGACCGAAAAGGCTCCGAACAAGGCCATGAAAACAAAGGTGACCTCTGCGTCCACACCATTTTCGGCCAGCGCCCGCCCGGCCCAGGGAACCGCCACCGCCAGCAATAGAATGCCCGCCACCAAACAACGCGTTATGTGGGCCACGGCCCGCTCCAAGACGCACAAGGCCGAAGCGAGGTCATCTTCCCGCCAGGCGGCCACCAGGGCGGGCACCACGAGACGCAAATGGGACTGCGATAACAGCAAGGGCAGACGTGCGAAACTGGTCAACAAGCCATACAGTCCCGTCGCCGTTGTCCCCAATACCATCCCCACCACCAGCACATCCACCCGGGCAATTGCCTCAGCCAGGACCGTGCTCAGGCCCATTTTCCTGCCCAGGGAGCGATAGTGGCAAACCACGGCCGGTGTCACGCCGCTGACCTTCTCACCCGGATACAGGCGCAGCAGCGCCAGCAGGCCCAGCCCCTCGGCGCCGGCCATGAGACCGCACAGCAGCGCCAGCGACAGGCCCGGCCAGGCCGCCAGCACCACCGCGATCACCGTCAGCACTGCCTTGGCCACGGACCACTGCGCAAAGCGCACCACGTTTTGGGTACCGATCAGACAGCCGCTCAAAAAACGTCCCATCACTGCGGGCACCACGCCGGCGGACAAAATGAGCAGCAGCCCGCCACGACTGTCGCCCAAGACCAGCCACACGCCCCCCAGGGCCGCCAGCGCAGCGGCACCCACGGCACCCGCTCGGACGCCCGCCGCCAGACCCGCTCTCCGGACCTGGTCCTGGGGCAGGTCCGGATCGGCAGCCATCAGAATCGCTGTTTGATGATTCCCAAAGCCAACCGCCACAATGCACAACAGCCAGGCATTGAACACCCATACAAAGTGTCCCAGATC comes from Gammaproteobacteria bacterium and encodes:
- the pilB gene encoding type IV-A pilus assembly ATPase PilB produces the protein MTGFARTLVQEGLLSHDQAQSIVDSASVKGVPFVTELVENIRALDALTVAVAGAEGFGLPLLDIAAMDIDGETAGLVEEKLIRKHNALPLFKRGKRLFVAVSDPTNFQGLDEIKFHAGCSVEPVLVEQDKLSLAIDQVMEAQDTSLSDLADADLDDLEISGGDELPEDDGGDSDVDDAPIVRFINKLLLDAINGGASDIHFEPYEKSYRVRYREDGVLHEVATPPPALANRLAARVKVMARLDISERRLPQDGRIKMTLSKNRAIDFRVNTCPTLFGEKIVLRILDPTSAQLGVDALGFEPEQKEALLAAVHQPYGMVLVTGPTGSGKTVSLYTCLNILNTPDRNISTAEDPAEINLPGINQVNVNPKVGLTFASALRAFLRQDPDVIMVGEIRDLETAEIAIKAAQTGHMVFSTLHTNDAPQTLTRLANMGVAPFNIASSVSLIVAQRLARRLCPHCKAPHEIPAEALIEEGFAEEEVNGLTVFRAVGCDHCSDGYKGRVGVYQVMPISEDMGRLIMENCNAMALADMARQEGVADLRTSGLNKVRAGLTSLEEINRVITV
- a CDS encoding type II secretion system F family protein gives rise to the protein MAEKALKQDTFVWEGTDRKGARAKGEFRGASVALVKAELRRQGINPLKVKKKPKPLLSGKKKITPKDIAVFSRQMATMMSSGVPLVQSFEIIGRGHENASMQELILTIKADVEGGASLSEALQKHPRHFDELYCNLVRAGEQAGILETLLHKIALYKEKVEAIKGKIKKAMFYPTAVIVAAFIVTGILLYWVVPQFESMFKSFGGDLPAMTKMVIEMSNFLQVYWWAVLGGIALALVLFLEAKKRSRKFNHLLDRMALQVPIIGEIVNKATIARYARTLSTMFAAGVPLVEGMTTVAGASGNIVYANAILRMRDEVATGVSLQQAMRNSALFPNMVVQMVAIGEEAGSLDAMLGKVADFYEEEVDNAVDGLSSLLEPLIMAFLGVIIGGLVIAMYLPIFKMGEVV